A genomic window from Salvelinus namaycush isolate Seneca chromosome 5, SaNama_1.0, whole genome shotgun sequence includes:
- the LOC120048717 gene encoding zinc finger protein 33B-like: protein MSKIELLRMFLNQRLIAAAEEIFGVVEETIAEYQEEVSRTREENNRLRLTLDIRTKPDIKLHRQDLQQLTVTVSDEVVSPEQQEWSPSLGQKDPEPTRMKDEPRTSQEDENPFNEFINSYGCVSSDYYQDPTQSSLEERYSLPSTSTEQIKTEPYVEDYGVSEPTRESQPFSAVDRECSASQSENRGHIDRMESGGPLSGLTLKPLKSKRTKTVKGQSSHSVQDRKLNHLKSHSRPSVSWDAAPSCKVCGKQFDSMASLLNHVQTHTQDKEHLCGVCGKLCQSTESMINHLQTHIGAKCCHVCGKYFAWDAFLKRHLRSHTGEKPFRCHHCGKGFSQSGNLAVHMKSHSGEKPHRCPVCGKCFSRNPDLTVHMRTHTGVKPYKGSIVAKASSRIITGNYT from the exons ATGTCTAAAATAGAGTTATTGAGAATGTTTCTAAACCAGAGATTAATAGCGGCAGCTGAGGAGATATTTGGTGTCGTTGAAGAAACGATAGCAGAGTACCAGGAAGAGGTTTCTCGCACAAGGGAGGAGAACAATCGTCTACGGCTCACGCTCGATATCCGTACTAAGCCAGATATCAAGTTACATAGACAAG atctCCAGCAGCTAACTGTCACCGTGTCTGATGAGGTGGTGTCCCCTGAGCAGCAGGAGTGGAGCCCCAGTCTGGGGCAGAAGGACCCAGAACCCACACGGATGAAAGATGAACCAAggaccagtcaggaggatgagAATCCTTTCAATGAGTTTATAAACTCTTACGGCTGTGTATCAAGTGACTATTATCAGGACCCAACTCAGTCCTCACTTGAAGAGAGATACTCTCTACCCAGCACCTCAACTGAACAGATCAAAACAGAACCTTATGTAGAAGACTATGGTGTATCAGAACCAACCAGAGAGTCTCAGCCCTTCTCTGCAGTAGATAGAGAGTGTTCTGCATCTCAGAGTGAAAACAGAGGACATATTGACAGGATGGAGAGTGGAGGACCTCTGTCAGGTCTAACGTTAAAGCCACTCAAATCAAAGAGAACAAAGACGGTAAAAGGACAAAGTTCTCATAGTGTTCAGGACAGGAAATTGAACCATCTAAAATCACACTCGAGACCCAGTGTAAGCTGGGATGCTGCTCCTAGTTGTAAGGTATGTGGAAAGCAATTTGACTCCATGGCTTCTTTATTAAATCACGTGCAAACGCACACACAGGATAAAGAACAtctttgtggtgtgtgtggaaaACTCTGTCAGTCCACAGAAAGTATGATAAATCACCTACAAACTCACATCGGAGCAAAGTGTTGTCATGTTTGTGGTAAATATTTTGCTTGGGATGCTTTCCTGAAAAGGCATTTGAGGAgtcatacaggggagaagccgtTTCGCTGTCATCATTGTGGCAAAGGATTCAGTCAGAGTGGAAACCTGGCTGTGCATATGAAGAGCCACTCTGGGGAGAAACCACATCGCTGCCCTGTTTGTGGCAAATGTTTCAGCAGAAACCCTGATCTGACAGTTCACATGAGGACTCATACAGGGGTGAAACCATATAAGGGCAGTATTGTGGCCAAGGCTTCAAGCAGAATTATCACCGGAAACTACACATGA
- the LOC120048715 gene encoding zinc finger protein OZF-like — MSKIELLRMFLSQRLTMAAEEIFGVVEETIAEYQEENSRLRSMLDIVIKPDILLHRIDIQQPTHPVSEKEVFPEQQHCEQEWSPSLGQEDPHYIQIKEEPEELESSLKNDSNHQDLTQSSLLYETQSEDYEETYCLPSTSTAQRNYSLHSTSTEQNMIQIKPELDAEDNGVSEPSRESQPLFAEDTESSAAQSKNMKCVKGVESRPLSGSKPLKSKRSPSKRSQTVRKQSAYIHCKFCGMYFSYLASLVNHARKHAQDKECVCGVCGIHLESTESMLDHIETHVGARVCHVCGTFFPGSAELNDHMKVHPGEKSFRCPDCGKCFRKNPDLTAHKRIHTGERPYRCQFCGKGFSQSGNLAVHMKSHSGEKPHCCPVCGKCFSSKSYMNTHMKIHTGERPFCCRLCGKCFIRNPDLTVHMRTHTGVKPYTCQYCGQGFKQNYHRKLHMKIHMGKTISLPSL; from the exons ATGTCTAAAATAGAGTTATTGAGAATGTTTCTCAGCCAGAGATTGACAATGGCAGCTGAGGAGATATTCGGCGTCGTTGAAGAAACGATAGCAGAGTACCAGGAAGAGAACAGCCGTCTGCGTAGCATGCTGGATATCGTTATTAAACCAGATATACTATTACACAGAATAG ACATCCAACAGCCCACTCACCCTGTATCTGAAAAGGAGGTGTTCCCTGAGCAGCAAcactgtgagcaggagtggagccCCAGTCTGGGGCAGGAAGACCCACATTACATACAGATAAAAGAGGAACCGGAGGAACTAGAGTCATCTTTGAAAAATGACTCCAACCACCAGGACCTGACTCAATCCTCACTTCTTTATGAAACCCAAAGTGAAGACTACGAAGAGACGTACTGTCTTCCCAGCACCTCGACTGCACAGAGGAACtactctctacacagcacctccACTGAACAGAACATGATACAGATCAAACCAGAACTTGATGCAGAAGACAATGGAGTATCAGAACCATCCCGTGAGTCTCAGCCCCTCTTTGCAGAAGATACAGAGTCTTCTGCAGCTCAGAGTAAAAACATGAAATGTGTCAAAGGGGTAGAGAGTAGACCTCTGTCAGGTTCAAAGCCACTTAAATCCAAGAGATCACCATCAAAGAGATCACAGACAGTAAGAAAACAAAGTGCCTATATCCACTGTAAATTTTGTGGAATGTATTTCTCCTACTTAGCTTCTTTAGTGAATCATGCAAGAAAGCATGCACAGGACAAAGaatgtgtatgtggtgtgtgtggaaTACACTTAGAGTCCACAGAAAGCATGTTAGATCATATAGAAACCCACGTTGGAGCTAGAGTTTGTCATGTTTGTGGTACATTTTTCCCTGGGAGTGCTGAGCTGAATGATCATATGAAGGTTCATCCAGGGGAGAAATCGTTTCGCTGTCCTGATTGTGGCAAGTGTTTCAGAAAAAATCCAGATCTCACAGCGCACAAGAGGATTCATACAGGGGAGAGACCGTACCGCTGCCAGTTTTGTGGCAAAGGATTCAGTCAGAGTGGAAACCTGGCTGTGCATATGAAGAGCCACTCTGGGGAGAAACCGCATTGCTGCCCTGTTTGTGGGAAATGTTTCAGCAGTAAATCTtatatgaacacacacatgaagattcacacaggggagaggcCATTTTGCTGTCGTTTATGCGGAAAATGTTTCATAAGAAACCCTGATCTGACAGTGCACATGAGGACTCATACAGGGGTGAAACCATATACGTGCCAATATTGTGGCCAAGGCTTCAAGCAGAATTATCACCGGAAACTACACATGAAGATCCACATGGGAAAAACCATATCATTGCCATCTTTGTGA
- the LOC120048718 gene encoding DNA-binding death effector domain-containing protein 2-like isoform X2, protein MATMRRPRYSLRDSLYWDETECLTYYGMLSLHEMFEVVGSQLTETDVEVLSFLLDETYPAGGHPLDPAGWTSEPGEEDPEASKGVSPSPVLLEAWRRLQPKGPALACPTAARHKPKSGLELLLELERRGYLSEGNLEPLLQLLRVLTRHDLLPLVSRKKRRTVSPERFRVDYGTEDRRQVCTSGLTDPYAQTESHDEHTTQQWRGGVDSARPTPAPLRKKRGKGRRWTSKPTAHRRRTGIPETPPPPIPEKVTCDIRLRVRAEYWEHESALRGGVSSDKQQPLERQFELFSRATSVLRARDLGSIICDIKFSELDNLEAFWGDYLSGALLEALKGVFITDSLRRAAGREGVRLLISVDQDDYEEGRRLLLDAQEQQAGCWGRDRS, encoded by the exons ATGGCAACCATGCGTCGTCCAAGGTACTCTCTCCGAGACTCTCTGTACTGGGATGAGACTGAGTGCCTGACGTACTATGGGATGCTCTCTCTACACGAGATGTTTGAAGTTGTCGGTTCTCAACTGACAGAGACAGACGTTGAGGTGCTGTCATTCCTCTTGGATGAGACCTATCCGGCTGGAGGGCACCCCTTGGACCCAGCTGGCTGGACCAGCGAGCCCGGTGAGGAAGACCCTGAGGCCAGTAAAGGAGTCTCCCCCAGCCCAGTGCTCCTGGAGGCCTGGCGGCGGTTACAGCCCAAGGGTCCTGCCTTGGCCTGCCCTACTGCTGCCCGCCACAAGCCCAAGAGTGGTCTAGAACTGCTGCTGGAGCTGGAGAGACGTGGGTACCTCAGTGAGGGTAACCTGGAGCCCCTGTTGCAGCTGCTGCGAGTCTTGACGCGGCATGACCTCCTGCCTTTGGTGTCCCGCAAGAAAAGGAGGACAG TATCACCAGAACGTTTCAGAGTGGACTACGGGACAGAGGACAGAAGACAGGTTTGCACATCTGGACTGACTGACCCCTATGCACAGACAGAATCACATGACGAACACACCACACAGCAATGGAGGGGGG GTGTTGACTCTGCCAGGCCAACGCCCGCCCCCCTACGGAAGAAGAGGGGTAAAGGCCGCCGCTGGACCAGCAAGCCCACCGCCCACAGGAGAAGAACGGGCATCCCCGAAACGCCTCCCCCACCTATACCTGAGAAAGTGACCTGCG ACATTCGTCTGCGTGTGCGAGCAGAATACTGGGAGCATGAGTCGGCTCTGCGCGGCGGCGTCTCCTCGGACAAGCAGCAGCCCCTGGAGCGGCAGTTTGAGCTGTTCAGTCGTGCCACCTCCGTGCTGCGCGCCCGCGACCTGGGCTCCATCATATGCGACATCAAGTTCTCAGAGCTGGACAACCTGGAGGCCTTCTGGGGGGACTATCTGAGTGGAGCGCTGCTAGAGGCCCTGAAGGGGGTGTTCATCACAGACTCTCTGCGGAGGGCGGCGGGGAGAGAGGGGGTCCGGCTGCTGATCAGTGTGGACCAGGATGACTACGAGGAGGGTCGCAGACTGCTGCTGGACGCACAGGAACAACAGGCCGGCTGCTGGGGACGAGACAG GTCATGA
- the LOC120048718 gene encoding DNA-binding death effector domain-containing protein 2-like isoform X1, whose translation MATMRRPRYSLRDSLYWDETECLTYYGMLSLHEMFEVVGSQLTETDVEVLSFLLDETYPAGGHPLDPAGWTSEPGEEDPEASKGVSPSPVLLEAWRRLQPKGPALACPTAARHKPKSGLELLLELERRGYLSEGNLEPLLQLLRVLTRHDLLPLVSRKKRRTVSPERFRVDYGTEDRRQVCTSGLTDPYAQTESHDEHTTQQWRGGVDSARPTPAPLRKKRGKGRRWTSKPTAHRRRTGIPETPPPPIPEKVTCDIRLRVRAEYWEHESALRGGVSSDKQQPLERQFELFSRATSVLRARDLGSIICDIKFSELDNLEAFWGDYLSGALLEALKGVFITDSLRRAAGREGVRLLISVDQDDYEEGRRLLLDAQEQQAGCWGRDRHQSHIHYLVSRCHTS comes from the exons ATGGCAACCATGCGTCGTCCAAGGTACTCTCTCCGAGACTCTCTGTACTGGGATGAGACTGAGTGCCTGACGTACTATGGGATGCTCTCTCTACACGAGATGTTTGAAGTTGTCGGTTCTCAACTGACAGAGACAGACGTTGAGGTGCTGTCATTCCTCTTGGATGAGACCTATCCGGCTGGAGGGCACCCCTTGGACCCAGCTGGCTGGACCAGCGAGCCCGGTGAGGAAGACCCTGAGGCCAGTAAAGGAGTCTCCCCCAGCCCAGTGCTCCTGGAGGCCTGGCGGCGGTTACAGCCCAAGGGTCCTGCCTTGGCCTGCCCTACTGCTGCCCGCCACAAGCCCAAGAGTGGTCTAGAACTGCTGCTGGAGCTGGAGAGACGTGGGTACCTCAGTGAGGGTAACCTGGAGCCCCTGTTGCAGCTGCTGCGAGTCTTGACGCGGCATGACCTCCTGCCTTTGGTGTCCCGCAAGAAAAGGAGGACAG TATCACCAGAACGTTTCAGAGTGGACTACGGGACAGAGGACAGAAGACAGGTTTGCACATCTGGACTGACTGACCCCTATGCACAGACAGAATCACATGACGAACACACCACACAGCAATGGAGGGGGG GTGTTGACTCTGCCAGGCCAACGCCCGCCCCCCTACGGAAGAAGAGGGGTAAAGGCCGCCGCTGGACCAGCAAGCCCACCGCCCACAGGAGAAGAACGGGCATCCCCGAAACGCCTCCCCCACCTATACCTGAGAAAGTGACCTGCG ACATTCGTCTGCGTGTGCGAGCAGAATACTGGGAGCATGAGTCGGCTCTGCGCGGCGGCGTCTCCTCGGACAAGCAGCAGCCCCTGGAGCGGCAGTTTGAGCTGTTCAGTCGTGCCACCTCCGTGCTGCGCGCCCGCGACCTGGGCTCCATCATATGCGACATCAAGTTCTCAGAGCTGGACAACCTGGAGGCCTTCTGGGGGGACTATCTGAGTGGAGCGCTGCTAGAGGCCCTGAAGGGGGTGTTCATCACAGACTCTCTGCGGAGGGCGGCGGGGAGAGAGGGGGTCCGGCTGCTGATCAGTGTGGACCAGGATGACTACGAGGAGGGTCGCAGACTGCTGCTGGACGCACAGGAACAACAGGCCGGCTGCTGGGGACGAGACAG GCATCAGAGCCATATACACTACCTGGTCTCACGTTGTCATACTTCCTAG